A segment of the Neochlamydia sp. S13 genome:
ATCTAAACGTTCTTCTCTTTGGCTACCACCTATGATCTCCCCTATTTTAGGCACAAGAACATCCATAGCTGCCACTGTCTTGTTGTCGCTATTATCCCGCATATAGAAAGCTTTAATCTGCTTAGGATAATCCGTTAGGATGACAGGCTTGGCAAAAAATTCTTCTGCCAAATAACGCTCATGCTCGGATTGCAAATCTAGCCCCCATTTCACCGGGTATTCAAAATTTTTTCCTGATTTCTCAAGGATGCGTACTGCATAAGAATAGGTGGCCCGTTCAAAAGGTGTATTAATGACATGCTGCAAACGCTCAATTAATCCCGTGGAAACATGCTTGTCAAAAAACTCCATATCTTCCGCGCAATTATCTAAAGCATACTTAAGAACAAATTTAAGATACTCTTCTGCATTATCCATGTTGTCATTAATATCGGCAAAAGCCATTTCTGGCTCAATCATCCAAAACTCTGCTAAATGGCGGGAGGTATTAGAATTTTCAGCGCGAAAAGTGGGGCCAAAGGTATAAACATCCGATAAAGCACAGGCGTAAATTTCGCCATTGAGCTGGCCAGAAACAGTGAGATAAGCAGGCTTACCAAAAAAGTCTTGGGAGTAGTCGATCTGCCCATTAGGAAGGCGCGGATTAGCACTAGGCTCCAGCGTTGTAACCCGAAACATTTTTCCCGCCCCCTCGCAATCAGAGGCCGTAATGACAGGTGTATGTAAATATAAAAAGCCTTTTTGCTGATAAAAAAGATGGGTAGCAAAGGCTAAGCTATTTCTTAAACGAGTAATAGCCCCTAAAGTATTCGTGCGGGGGCGAAGATGAGCAATCGATCGCAAAAATTCAAACGAATGGCGTTTTTTCTGTAAAGGGTAGGCTTCTGGATCGCATGTGCCAATGATAGTTAAAGATTTAGCTTGCATTTCCCAAACTTGATCTTTACCAGGATTTTCTACAATCTTGCCCACTACGGCAACCGATACGCCGGTAGATAGATGGCTAAGAATTTTCTCATAATCAGGTAAATCTGGATTCAGAATAACTTGAAAGTTTGAGAGGGTAGATCCATCGTTAACTTCGGCAAAGGAAAAAGTTTTTTGATTGCGAACAGTTCGCACCCAGCCTTTAATCGTCACCTCTTGTCCTAATAATGAAGGAACTCCAGGAGCCGGGTATTTGAGTTGTTTAATTTTTACGCGCATAATAATAGCCTCATGATTTTACAAAGTCTCGTAGCATTTGAATTTCAACTTTCCATATAAGGGGGTCTTTGGGAGTCTCAAGGTATTTAGGCATCGCTTGAGTTTGAGGATGATTCATTAAAAATTTAAAGCAATCCATGCCAATAAGTCCTTTACCCAGATATTGATGCCGATCTACACGGGAGCCTAAACCTTTAAGTGAATCGTTAAGATGAAAGGCATATAGATGTTTAAAACCCACCAGTTGATCAAATTTTTTAAATGTTTCCTCACAAGCTAAAGTCGAACTTAAATCATAACCGGCAGCAAAAAGGTGGCAAGTATCTAGGCACACCCCTATCGGCAGGCGATTCTCTACTTTGTCTATAATATAGGCTAACTCCTCAAAACGCCAGCCAACTGCCGACCCTTGCCCTGCAGTATTTTCTAAAAGTAAGCGAGTATCCCCCTCTTGAAGAAGAGGCTCATAAGTTAACAAGCTCTCCACGATTCTATCTAAGCATTCTTGAGGGTCTCTATCAATCGCTGCACCTGGATGAAAATTTAAAAAAGAAATACTCAGCTTTAAACAACGCTCGATCTCAAGGCCAAAAGCTTCGCGACTTTTTCTCAAATTTTCTGGATCCGGTGCCCCCAGGTTAATCATATAGCTAGCATGGCTCATAATTTTTTGCAAATGAGTTTCTTTAAGTGCCGCATACCAAGCATCGATAACCTCTGGCATTAAAGGTTTTGCATTCCACTGCCTTTGATTACTGGTAAAGAGCTGAATAGTAGTCGCTCCTATCTCTTGTCCCTCATATAAAGCATTCTGTACTCCCCCAGCTGCCGAGGTATGAGCTCCTATGAGAAGATTTTCGGCTTTTGTTGTCATCTGATCCCCTCTTCTTTCCAATTTTATAAGCACGCCATCATAACAGCCTAGCCGGTTGTTGACAAGAAAAGTAGCATCACCTGTAAGGTGCAAAATAAAAAAAAGAGCTAGCTTGTTGTTTAAAATAATTTAAACTTTCTAAAACATAGAAGAAGCTCTAATTAAGAACCGCACTTCTTCATGCATTCGTGGCCTTCAATCTACCCTTGCTTTCTTTTGTTTCTTTATTGATAATATTTTCTTTAACCAAACTTAAAAATTGCCATGACAGATTCCACCCCTAGCATTATCCGTTCAGCAAGCCGCTTTTTTAGTGGAACAATGTTAAGTCGTATGACGGGCATGGTACGAGATATAACCATGGCTTTTGCTTTTGGCACGCAAGCATCCGTGGCAGCTTTTCTAGTCGCTTTTCGCTTTTCTCATCTACTACGTAGGCTTTTAGGCGAAGGGGCCTTGCAAAGTGCTTTTATTCCTCAATTTGAGAAACTACGCCATCAAGATCCTCAAAGAGCGGCTGCATTTTTTCGCAGTTTAACGTTGGCTTTAAGTATCCTTCTCTCTGTCCTTGTAATCCTAACCATGGCCGTGCTTTGGGGTGTTCTTATGTGGGCCAACCTAGACGAAGGAAACGCTGAGATTGCTCAGCTTACCTTATTAATGATGCCAAGTCTCATTTTCATTTGCCTGTACGGTATAAATGCTTCCTTATTACAGTGTGAGAAAAGCTTTTTTACGGCAAGTGTAGCGCCTGTAGCTTTTAATCTTTTATGGATTGTAGGAATTTTATCTTTAAAACATCTACCTTCTAAAGAAGCTATGCGTTGGTTAACACTTTTTGTGAATCTAGCCTGTTTAGCTCAATGGGCTGTTACACTTCATCAGACTAAGAAATGCTTAAGAGCTTTAGGAAAAAATTTGGGGAGTGCCGCTAAAAATATTTTTTCCAACGATATAGGCTCCTTATTAGCTCCTTTAAGCCTGGGAATCATTGGTGTAGGGGCTTCGCAGATCAACAATGCTTTAGATGCCGTCTTTGCGCGCTTTGCAGATGCCGCAGGGCCGGCTTACCTATGGTATGCTATGCGCCTTCAACAGCTTCCTTTAGCTCTATTTAGTCTAGCTATCGCGGCAGCTACACTTCCTCCTCTTGCTCGGGCCATTAAAAATGGCGATAAAAAGCAGTTTAGCAAGTTTTTAGACTTTTCCCTCCGTAAAAGTGTGGCTTTAATGCTACCCATTAGTGCAGCTATTTTTGCTTTAGGGGCTAGCAGTATCACCCTAATCTATGGACATGGAGGCTTTGATCAGCTAGCCGTTGCTCATACAACTTTATGCTTATGGGCCTATGGATTAGGATTATTTCCTATGTCGATCGTGCTTATTTTAGTCCCTGCTTTCTATGCGCAAGGCAACTATAAAATTCCTACGCAAATCTCCATTGCTTCTATTTTGTTGAATTTGATACTCAATTTTTTGCTAGTTTTTATTTTTG
Coding sequences within it:
- the asnS gene encoding asparagine--tRNA ligase, with product MRVKIKQLKYPAPGVPSLLGQEVTIKGWVRTVRNQKTFSFAEVNDGSTLSNFQVILNPDLPDYEKILSHLSTGVSVAVVGKIVENPGKDQVWEMQAKSLTIIGTCDPEAYPLQKKRHSFEFLRSIAHLRPRTNTLGAITRLRNSLAFATHLFYQQKGFLYLHTPVITASDCEGAGKMFRVTTLEPSANPRLPNGQIDYSQDFFGKPAYLTVSGQLNGEIYACALSDVYTFGPTFRAENSNTSRHLAEFWMIEPEMAFADINDNMDNAEEYLKFVLKYALDNCAEDMEFFDKHVSTGLIERLQHVINTPFERATYSYAVRILEKSGKNFEYPVKWGLDLQSEHERYLAEEFFAKPVILTDYPKQIKAFYMRDNSDNKTVAAMDVLVPKIGEIIGGSQREERLDVLEHKLKAGGLSPDDYWWYLELRKYGTVPHAGYGVGFERLIQFVSGMENIRDVIPFPRYPGKAEF
- the murJ gene encoding murein biosynthesis integral membrane protein MurJ: MTDSTPSIIRSASRFFSGTMLSRMTGMVRDITMAFAFGTQASVAAFLVAFRFSHLLRRLLGEGALQSAFIPQFEKLRHQDPQRAAAFFRSLTLALSILLSVLVILTMAVLWGVLMWANLDEGNAEIAQLTLLMMPSLIFICLYGINASLLQCEKSFFTASVAPVAFNLLWIVGILSLKHLPSKEAMRWLTLFVNLACLAQWAVTLHQTKKCLRALGKNLGSAAKNIFSNDIGSLLAPLSLGIIGVGASQINNALDAVFARFADAAGPAYLWYAMRLQQLPLALFSLAIAAATLPPLARAIKNGDKKQFSKFLDFSLRKSVALMLPISAAIFALGASSITLIYGHGGFDQLAVAHTTLCLWAYGLGLFPMSIVLILVPAFYAQGNYKIPTQISIASILLNLILNFLLVFIFERGAASVALATSISAWMNMFLLISKLEGKSGYVLSPRLKVSIWKISCASLCALVVCVAFSHYWIAESSWVLWKEGIEPLGPRGLFQQLGILALQAFIFLFSLIGASYLLQVDDILKIHRSESPLNL
- a CDS encoding deoxyribonuclease IV, whose protein sequence is MTTKAENLLIGAHTSAAGGVQNALYEGQEIGATTIQLFTSNQRQWNAKPLMPEVIDAWYAALKETHLQKIMSHASYMINLGAPDPENLRKSREAFGLEIERCLKLSISFLNFHPGAAIDRDPQECLDRIVESLLTYEPLLQEGDTRLLLENTAGQGSAVGWRFEELAYIIDKVENRLPIGVCLDTCHLFAAGYDLSSTLACEETFKKFDQLVGFKHLYAFHLNDSLKGLGSRVDRHQYLGKGLIGMDCFKFLMNHPQTQAMPKYLETPKDPLIWKVEIQMLRDFVKS